In the genome of Sorangium aterium, one region contains:
- a CDS encoding type IV pili methyl-accepting chemotaxis transducer N-terminal domain-containing protein: MAQVSSELLAPTRRLTRLYVSALGAVALLSVVAQLLVQHALNQQTSDAHIVNVAGRQRMLSQRLSKAALTFQVTTDPAERKGRADELAQAMALWERSHRALQHGDPGMGLPGKNTPEVTRMFQAIEPLHQSMLRDAKDLLAAVGAGGEKPVEAAAIQPIVAAILAAEPGFLIGMDRVVSQYAQEATARIERLRLVELILLCVTLGVLFLEGLYIFRPAVREIRRTISHLIQARGHLDNTVQALRAIAGIGHP, from the coding sequence CACCGACCCGCCGGTTGACGCGCCTGTACGTCAGCGCGCTCGGCGCCGTGGCGCTCTTGTCGGTCGTGGCGCAGCTCCTCGTGCAGCACGCGTTGAACCAGCAGACGAGCGATGCGCACATCGTCAACGTGGCCGGACGCCAGCGAATGCTCAGCCAGCGGCTCAGCAAGGCCGCGCTCACGTTCCAGGTGACGACCGACCCCGCCGAGCGCAAGGGCCGCGCCGACGAGCTGGCGCAGGCGATGGCGCTCTGGGAGCGGTCGCATCGCGCGCTCCAGCACGGCGACCCCGGGATGGGATTGCCGGGGAAGAACACGCCGGAGGTGACCCGTATGTTTCAGGCGATAGAGCCATTGCACCAGAGCATGCTCCGGGACGCGAAGGATCTCCTCGCCGCGGTCGGCGCCGGCGGCGAAAAGCCGGTCGAAGCGGCCGCCATCCAGCCGATCGTCGCGGCGATCCTGGCGGCGGAGCCGGGCTTCCTGATCGGGATGGACCGGGTCGTCTCTCAGTATGCCCAGGAGGCGACGGCGCGGATCGAGCGGCTCCGGCTCGTCGAGCTGATCCTGCTGTGTGTGACCCTGGGGGTCCTCTTCCTCGAGGGGCTCTATATCTTCCGCCCGGCAGTGCGCGAGATCCGAAGGACGATCAGCCACCTCATCCAGGCCAGGGGGCACCTCGACAACACGGTCCAGGCGCTCCGGGCGATCGCTGGTATCGGGCACCCGTGA
- a CDS encoding serine/threonine-protein kinase, which translates to MKPPVVEGDVIAGKYRVDRVVGRGGMGIVVAASHLFLPQRVAIKLLLSTESPALVQRFLREARAVVRLKGEHVVRVFDVGELGSGIPYIVMEYLEGEDLSDVLRARGTLSVVDAADYVLQACLAMAEAHAAGIVHRDLKPANLFLTTTPGGATLIKVLDFGVSKEVPGSTEGVGGSLTQTREMLGSPIYMSPEQMRSSRSVDARSDVWALGALLYRLLVGQPPFDAPALAELVLQVASAEPIPPTALRSDIPPALEAAILHCLQKDPARRPQTVADLARALVPFAPAGGHERAERAARILGAGTQSLPPTTGSVPAPRAVPASGPPSAPSGTMASLLPTTRGLTRTPAQPGSRRVLGVALGAVVIAVLALALWGAVVLPGRAPEATALQAAAASRDEPVSGRARQDTGARGADPLIAPEPPAVRDALPPQQPSVSPVVAPATDAAPSGSALQGRRAPPATSASATPKAPSAPGGTNPLELPIQ; encoded by the coding sequence ATGAAGCCACCTGTCGTCGAAGGAGACGTGATCGCCGGCAAGTACCGGGTCGATCGCGTCGTGGGCCGAGGCGGCATGGGCATCGTGGTCGCCGCCAGCCACCTGTTCCTTCCGCAGCGTGTCGCGATCAAGCTTCTTCTCAGCACGGAGAGCCCGGCGCTCGTGCAGCGGTTTCTCCGCGAGGCGCGCGCGGTGGTTCGCCTCAAGGGCGAGCACGTCGTGCGGGTGTTCGACGTCGGCGAGCTCGGCTCGGGCATCCCGTACATCGTGATGGAGTATCTGGAGGGCGAAGATCTCTCCGATGTGCTCCGCGCCCGCGGCACGCTCAGCGTCGTGGACGCGGCCGACTACGTCCTCCAGGCCTGCCTGGCGATGGCCGAGGCGCACGCCGCGGGCATCGTGCACCGCGATCTCAAGCCGGCGAACCTCTTCCTCACGACGACGCCCGGCGGGGCGACGCTCATCAAGGTCCTCGACTTCGGGGTCTCGAAGGAGGTGCCGGGCAGCACCGAGGGCGTCGGCGGGTCGTTGACGCAGACGCGGGAGATGCTCGGCTCGCCCATCTACATGTCCCCGGAGCAGATGCGGTCGTCGCGCTCGGTCGACGCCCGCTCCGACGTGTGGGCGCTCGGCGCGCTCCTCTACCGCCTCCTGGTAGGGCAGCCTCCGTTCGATGCCCCGGCGCTCGCCGAGCTCGTGCTGCAGGTCGCGAGCGCCGAGCCCATCCCGCCCACCGCGCTCAGGAGCGACATCCCACCGGCGCTCGAGGCTGCGATCCTCCACTGCCTCCAGAAGGATCCGGCCCGGCGGCCGCAGACCGTGGCCGATCTGGCGCGCGCGCTGGTCCCCTTCGCGCCGGCGGGCGGGCACGAGCGCGCGGAGCGCGCCGCGCGGATCCTCGGGGCAGGGACGCAATCGCTGCCGCCGACGACCGGTTCCGTGCCGGCGCCGCGGGCCGTGCCGGCCAGCGGCCCTCCGAGCGCCCCGTCCGGCACGATGGCGAGCCTCCTGCCCACGACGCGCGGGCTCACGCGAACGCCCGCGCAGCCTGGGTCGCGCAGGGTCCTCGGGGTGGCGCTCGGGGCGGTCGTGATCGCCGTGCTCGCGCTCGCCCTCTGGGGCGCGGTGGTGTTGCCCGGCAGAGCGCCGGAGGCGACGGCGCTGCAGGCCGCGGCGGCCTCTCGGGACGAACCGGTGTCGGGGCGCGCGCGGCAGGACACCGGGGCGCGGGGCGCGGACCCGCTGATCGCGCCGGAGCCGCCGGCGGTCCGTGATGCTTTGCCGCCGCAGCAGCCGTCTGTCTCCCCGGTCGTCGCGCCGGCCACCGATGCGGCGCCCTCCGGGTCGGCGCTTCAGGGCCGGCGCGCGCCCCCGGCGACGAGCGCGTCGGCAACGCCGAAGGCGCCGTCGGCGCCCGGAGGGACGAATCCCTTGGAACTACCTATCCAATGA